A window from Branchiostoma floridae strain S238N-H82 chromosome 16, Bfl_VNyyK, whole genome shotgun sequence encodes these proteins:
- the LOC118403080 gene encoding zinc finger protein 226-like — protein MEISSRSGEGGSHHHLIVPCQYCRQAGNIAQFRGYHRQCLLELWREEDAIQEDTSQEDEVDMYTEENEEEDSSQEDTSQETKEEMKNSPNAMELDGEETGTDRKCKVCDKTYPDWTALQRHMRVHAKRPFECKICKKSFTFKTGLEKHMGTHMHEEDILTDEEDMGTDEEDMGTHEEDMGTHEEDMGTHEEQTTKQKETPVTCNTNSLKTHRRGRPKKRTRVRIGDKRVKCETCGNTFAEMKCLIRHRRIHTGEKPYACTQCDMKFTQSNGLIQHLRTHTGERPYQCDVCGKAFAQKGNRDSHMIVHTGERPFCCHMCKKTFKSSQYLKYHMNKHTGEKPYQCDVCNMAFYYPENLRIHKLGHSEERRYMCDVCGMRFKRSDYLKDHHRNFHTEAGKLRLKKKREQHRENREYKFGCRPCLKLFYTKDCYKSHLKSKKHQVKAARQAEIDGELKEACDSLRQSDPEEKMEDTLSENVQQEPDTGTEESQDCNKEDTKSIMEDNMSENIEQVPVTGTEETQDSDKEDTKSIMKDTMSENVQQELDKGTEERQDSYKEDTESILEDTMSENVQHNPNKGTEESQDSNKDTESIMENTMSENVQQQQDNGTEESQDSDKEDTDFIVEDTMSENVQDPDKVTEESQDSNKEDTESIMEDTMSENVQQVPVTGTEESQDSDKEDTESIREDTLSENAQQEPDQGTEESQGSDEEDTESIMEDTLSENVQQEPDIGTEESQESNKEDTESIRENTMSENVQEEPDKGTEERQDSNKEDTEDLSCKVCLKSFPVQKALERHMRVHSNCSFMCYRCGKSFVYKSGLEKHMDKHADIVTYTCKTCGETFDTEKYLKEHSKSHREKAPFTCKTCGKVLTTKFGLTQHMFTHGNVRPYQCSFCDRSFIQASVLKAHLRRHTGERPYKCPHCQKGFCQLSGLKAHVPTHSGKKEFTCEVCKKQFGTQKGLKKHRQTHSKEKPFQCGLCDAKFIMRQNLQSHVKHMHTARTPFTCDVCGKKYMTKSSLKVHMLHVHIEPDRIYTCQVCSKTFRDKYYLSQHAKKHDDNREYKFGCRLCQKLFYDRQLYNYHMKSKKHLKRVAATEENKPN, from the exons ATGGAGATTTCAAGtaggagtggggaggggggcagtcatcatcatcttatcgttccgtgccagtactgcaggcAGGCGGGAAATATCGCCCAGTTCCgag GCTACCATCGGCAGTGTCTTCTTGAGCTATGGCGTGAGGAAGACGCCATTCAGGAAGACACCAGTCAGGAAGATGAAGTTGACATGTACacagaagaaaatgaagaagaagactCCAGTCAGGAAGACACCAGTCAGGAGACAAAAGAAGAGATGAAAAATTCTCCCAATGCGATGGAATTGGATGGGGAGGAAACAGGGACAGATCGGAAGTGTAAAGTGTGTGACAAAACTTATCCTGATTGGACAGCCTTGCAGAGGCACATGCGAGTTCATGCAAAACGTCCCTTTGAATGTAAAATCTGCAAGAAATCTTTCACTTTCAAGACTGGACTTGAGAAACACATGGGGACTCATATGCATGAggaagacatattgactgatgAGGAAGACATGGGGACTGATGAGGAAGACATGGGGACTCACGAAGAAGACATGGGGACTCATGAGGAAGACATGGGGACTCATGAGGAACAGACTACAAAACAGAAGGAAACTCCTGTTACGTGTAACACAAATTCTTTAAAGACTCATCGTAGGGGGCGTCCAAAGAAACGTACCAGAGTCCGCATCGGAGATAAGCGGGTCAAATGTGAGACGTGTGGCAACACGTTCgctgaaatgaaatgtttaattCGCCATCGTAGGATacacacaggtgaaaagccATATGCATGTACTCAGTGCGACATGAAATTCACCCAAAGCAACGGTCTGATACAACACTTaagaactcacaccggtgagagaccttacCAGTGTGACGTGTGCGGAAAGGCCTTCGCTCAGAAGGGTAACCGAGATAGTCACATGATTGTCCATACTGGAGAAAGGCCATTCTGCTGTCACATGTGCAAGAAGACGTTTAAGTCCTCACAATACTTAAAATATCACATGAACAAGCACACAGGGGAAAAGCCATACCAGTGTGACGTATGCAACATGGCATTTTACTATCCAGAAAACCTTCGGATTCATAAGCTCGGGCACAGCGAAGAGAGGCGTTATATGTGCGACGTATGCGGGATGCGGTTCAAGCGTTCAGACTACCTTAAAGATCACCACAGAAACTTCCATACCGAAGCAGGAAAGCTTAGATTAAAGAAGAAGAGAGAACAACATCGAGAAAACAGGGAGTACAAGTTTGGATGCAGGCCATGCCTGAAACTTTTCTATACCAAGGACTGTTATAAATCACATCTCAAAAGTAAAAAGCACCAGGTTAAGGCTGCAAGACAGGCAGAAATAGACGGGGAATTAAAAGAAGCCTGTGATTCACTTCGTCAGTCAGATCCTGAAGAGAAAATGGAAGACACCTTGTCCGAAAATGTACAACAAGAACCAGATACAGGGACGGAGGAGAGCCAAGATTGTAATAAAGAAGACACAAAGTCTATTATGGAAGACAACATGTCTGAAAATATAGAACAAGTACCAGTTACAGGGACAGAGGAGACACAAGATTCTGACAAAGAAGACACAAAGTCTATTATGAAAGACACCATGTCTGAAAATGTACAACAGGAACTAGATAAAGGGACAGAGGAGAGACAAGATTCCTACAAAGAAGACACAGAGTCTATTCTGGAAGACACCATGTCTGAAAATGTACAGCATAACCCAAATAAAGGGACAGAGGAGAGCCAAGATTCCAACAAAGACACCGAGTCAATTATGGAAAATACCATGTCTGAAaatgtacaacaacaacaagataatGGGACAGAGGAGAGCCAAGATTCTGACAAAGAAGACACAGACTTTATTGTGGAAGATACCATGTCCGAAAATGTACAAGACCCAGATAAAGTGACAGAGGAGAGCCAAGATTCCAACAAAGAAGACACTGAGTCTATTATGGAAGACACCATGTCTGAAAATGTACAACAAGTACCAGTTACAGGGACAGAAGAGAGCCAAGATTCTGACAAAGAAGACACAGAGTCTATTAGGGAAGACACCTTGTCTGAAAATGCACAACAAGAACCAGATCAAGGGACAGAGGAGAGCCAAGGTTCTGATGAAGAAGACACAGAGTCTATTATGGAAGACACCTTGTCTGAAAATGTACAACAAGAACCGGATATAGGGACAGAGGAGAGCCAAGAGTCCAACAAAGAAGACACAGAGTCTATTAGGGAAAACACTATGTCTGAAAATGTACAAGAAGAACCAGACAAAGGGACAGAGGAGAGACAAGATTCCAACAAAGAAGACACAGAAGATTTAAGCTGCAAGGTGTGCTTAAAATCTTTCCCTGTCCAAAAAGCCTTGGAGAGACACATGCGAGTTCACTCCAACTGCAGTTTCATGTGTTACCGATGTGGAAAATCCTTTGTGTATAAGAGTGGTCTAGAAAAACACATGGACAAACATGCTGACATCGTCACCTACACTTGTAAAACTTGCGGCGAAACATTTGATACTGAGAAATACTTAAAGGAGCATAGTAAGTCTCATAGAGAAAAGGCACCGTTCACTTGCAAGACGTGTGGTAAAGTCTTAACGACTAAATTTGGGCTTACACAGCACATGTTCACCCACGGCAATGTCAGACCCTATCAGTGTTCGTTCTGTGATCGGAGTTTCATACAAGCGAGTGTGCTGAAGGCCCACCTGAGAcgacacactggtgagagaccatataAGTGCCCGCACTGCCAGAAGGGGTTTTGCCAATTGTCTGGTTTGAAAGCGCATGTCCCTACCCACAGTGGGAAGAAGGAATTTACCTGTGAAGTCTGCAAAAAGCAGTTCGGAACACAGAAAGGCTTGAAAAAACACCGTCAAACTCACTCAAAGGAGAAACCCTTTCAATGTGGGTTATGTGACGCAAAGTTTATCATGCGGCAAAATCTACAGAGTCATGTGAAGCACATGCATACTGCTCGAACACCTTTCACATGTGATGTGTGTGGTAAGAAGTACATGACTAAATCAAGTTTGAAGGTACACATGCTACACGTGCATATAGAACCAGACAGGATTTACACATGCCAGGTTTGTAGTAAGACCTTTCGCGACAAGTACTACCTCAGTCAACATGCAAAGAAGCATGATGACAATCGCGAGTACAAGTTTGGGTGTCGCCTGTGTCAGAAACTCTTCTATGACAGACAGCTTTACAACTATCATATGAAGAGTAAGAAGCACCTGAAACGTGTGGCCGCCACAGAAGAAAACAAGCCCAACTGA
- the LOC118403082 gene encoding olfactory receptor 6C3-like gives MGDQQDGSQDSDDADIAVSLGPASQGLQTAYLVISLIVIVAANLLIILLVCRKEYLRQPRYFLRCHLAVNDILHALVIIPRYLDLIMQSNSRFYGISCSDVRIFTSAVALSKYGIYLLMAIDIYYFICYPLQYETKVTTSRLAIGMVLVDTFSFICTSLPLILVRDAGDNVSCLTKTRSFQPAFVIRIIGMVAQGLSVLVIIGLYFIVLKEAKRQQERDEQRPVKFYKTRGFKTMAPLAILLTTTIVSTLFMTVTVAQGNARDEQPSVAVVILEKASILLNLTLSSMLNPIIYSLRLPEFRRAMREMCGRRPTAVAPAVPTSQRRVHVIEVRGCDSASNAGVGLDSTASNARECATVLGSERDVRAASNGGGPGSAE, from the coding sequence ATGGGGGATCAGCAAGACGGCTCCCAGGACAGTGACGATGCGGACATCGCGGTTTCTCTCGGTCCAGCTTCTCAGGGCCTCCAGACAGCCTACCTTGTCATCAGTCTTATCGTGATAGTAGCCGCCAACTTGCTTATTATTCTCCTTGTGTGCAGAAAGGAATATCTCCGACAGCCTCGCTACTTCTTAAGATGCCACCTTGCCGTCAATGACATCCTCCATGCACTAGTCATAATACCGAGATACCTCGATCTCATCATGCAAAGCAACAGCCGGTTTTACGGTATTTCCTGTTCGGATGTACGAATATTTACCTCCGCAGTCGCACTGTCAAAATACGGTATCTATCTCCTGATGGCTATAGACATCTACTATTTCATATGTTATCCCCTGCAGTACGAGACAAAAGTCACCACATCACGTCTGGCTATAGGCATGGTTCTTGTTGacacattttctttcatctGCACTTCACTGCCACTGATCCTAGTCAGAGATGCAGGCGATAACGTCTCATGCCTGACCAAGACAAGATCTTTTCAACCTGCTTTTGTCATCAGAATCATCGGCATGGTTGCACAGGGTTTATCAGTGCTGGTTATTATCGGTCTGTACTTCATCGTTTTGAAGGAAGCGAAGCGCCAACAGGAAAGGGATGAACAGCGACCAGTGAAATTCTACAAGACCAGAGGCTTCAAGACCATGGCTCCCCTTGCTATACTCCTGACTACCACAATAGTTTCTACCCTGTTTATGACTGTTACTGTGGCACAAGGTAACGCGAGGGATGAGCAGCCGTCTGTGGCAGTTGTGATCTTGGAAAAGGCGTCCATTCTTCTCAACCTGACTCTGTCGTCCATGCTGAATCCCATCATCTACAGCCTCCGGTTGCCTGAGTTCCGCCGCGCGATGAGAGAGATGTGTGGGCGGCGTCCAACGGCGGTGGCCCCGGCAGTGCCGACTAGTCAGCGGCGGGTACATGTGATCGAGGTGCGGGGTTGCGACTCGGCTTCAAACGCTGGGGTTGGTCTGGATTCGACAGCATCAAACGCACGTGAATGTGCCACAGTTCTGGGGTCTGAGAGAGATGTGCGGGCGGCCTCCAACGGCGGTGGCCCCGGCAGTGCCGAGTAG
- the LOC118403151 gene encoding myosin, essential light chain isoform X3 codes for MAEIEQSMIDEMKDGFPLFDNKGDGKIDGAQLGDVLRSFGLNPSNAEVEKIAKANEGKRLSFDDYLAIHKQVLGQGEVGSYEDFFEGLKLFDKEGTGLISGAELRHVLATLGEKLTEAQVDELMAGGGGQEDAEGNVNYDKFVKYILTG; via the exons AGATGAAGGATGGATTCCCCCTGTTTGACAACAAGGGTGATGGCAAGATCGACGGTGCACAGCTGGGCGATGTCTTGAGGTCTTTCGGCCTGAACCCCAGCAACGCGGAGGTCGAGAAGATCGCGAAGGCGAACG AGGGCAAGAGGCTCAGCTTCGATGACTACCTGGCCATCCACAAGCAGGTCCTTGGTCAGGGTGAGGTTGGATCGTACGAGGACTTCTTTGAGGGCCTGAAGCTGTTCGACAAGGAGGGCACCGGCCTGATCAGTGGAGCCGAGCTGCGTCACGTGTTGGCCACGCTAG GTGAGAAGCTGACTGAGGCCCAGGTTGATGAGTTGATGGCTGGCGGTGGCGGACAGGAGGATGCTGAGGGCAATGTCAACTACGACA AGTTCGTCAAGTACATCCTGACTGGTTAA
- the LOC118403151 gene encoding myosin, essential light chain isoform X1 has translation MAEIEQSMIDEMKDGFPLFDNKGDGKIDGAQLGDVLRSFGLNPSNAEVEKIAKANEGKRLSFDDYLAIHKQVLGQGEVGSYEDFFEGLKLFDKEGTGLISGAELRHVLATLGEKLTEAQVDELMAGGGGQEDAEGNVNYDKFISYALTETL, from the exons AGATGAAGGATGGATTCCCCCTGTTTGACAACAAGGGTGATGGCAAGATCGACGGTGCACAGCTGGGCGATGTCTTGAGGTCTTTCGGCCTGAACCCCAGCAACGCGGAGGTCGAGAAGATCGCGAAGGCGAACG AGGGCAAGAGGCTCAGCTTCGATGACTACCTGGCCATCCACAAGCAGGTCCTTGGTCAGGGTGAGGTTGGATCGTACGAGGACTTCTTTGAGGGCCTGAAGCTGTTCGACAAGGAGGGCACCGGCCTGATCAGTGGAGCCGAGCTGCGTCACGTGTTGGCCACGCTAG GTGAGAAGCTGACTGAGGCCCAGGTTGATGAGTTGATGGCTGGCGGTGGCGGACAGGAGGATGCTGAGGGCAATGTCAACTACGACA AATTCATCAGTTACGCTCTCACAGAGACTCTTTA A
- the LOC118403151 gene encoding myosin, essential light chain isoform X4, whose protein sequence is MAEIEQSMIDEMKDGFPLFDNKGDGKIDGAQLGDVLRSFGLNPSNAEVEKIAKANEGKRLSFDDYLAIHKQVLGQGEVGSYEDFFEGLKLFDKEGTGLISGAELRHVLATLGEKLTEAQVDELMAGGGGQEDAEGNVNYDTFSRFALEG, encoded by the exons AGATGAAGGATGGATTCCCCCTGTTTGACAACAAGGGTGATGGCAAGATCGACGGTGCACAGCTGGGCGATGTCTTGAGGTCTTTCGGCCTGAACCCCAGCAACGCGGAGGTCGAGAAGATCGCGAAGGCGAACG AGGGCAAGAGGCTCAGCTTCGATGACTACCTGGCCATCCACAAGCAGGTCCTTGGTCAGGGTGAGGTTGGATCGTACGAGGACTTCTTTGAGGGCCTGAAGCTGTTCGACAAGGAGGGCACCGGCCTGATCAGTGGAGCCGAGCTGCGTCACGTGTTGGCCACGCTAG GTGAGAAGCTGACTGAGGCCCAGGTTGATGAGTTGATGGCTGGCGGTGGCGGACAGGAGGATGCTGAGGGCAATGTCAACTACGACA CTTTCTCTCGCTTTGCCTTGGAGGGCTAG
- the LOC118403151 gene encoding myosin, essential light chain isoform X2 has product MAEIEQSMIDEMKDGFPLFDNKGDGKIDGAQLGDVLRSFGLNPSNAEVEKIAKANEGKRLSFDDYLAIHKQVLGQGEVGSYEDFFEGLKLFDKEGTGLISGAELRHVLATLGEKLTEAQVDELMAGGGGQEDAEGNVNYDTFAKYLMLG; this is encoded by the exons AGATGAAGGATGGATTCCCCCTGTTTGACAACAAGGGTGATGGCAAGATCGACGGTGCACAGCTGGGCGATGTCTTGAGGTCTTTCGGCCTGAACCCCAGCAACGCGGAGGTCGAGAAGATCGCGAAGGCGAACG AGGGCAAGAGGCTCAGCTTCGATGACTACCTGGCCATCCACAAGCAGGTCCTTGGTCAGGGTGAGGTTGGATCGTACGAGGACTTCTTTGAGGGCCTGAAGCTGTTCGACAAGGAGGGCACCGGCCTGATCAGTGGAGCCGAGCTGCGTCACGTGTTGGCCACGCTAG GTGAGAAGCTGACTGAGGCCCAGGTTGATGAGTTGATGGCTGGCGGTGGCGGACAGGAGGATGCTGAGGGCAATGTCAACTACGACA CCTTCGCAAAGTACCTCATGCTTGGTTAA